GATTCCAGCTTCATGTAGGCGAGTTGCAGCCTACAATCCGAACTGAGAATGGTTTTATGGGATTGGCTCGACCTCGCGGTTTCGCGACCCTTTGTACCATCCATTGTAGCACGTGTGTAGCCCAGGTCATAAGGGGCATGATGATTTGACGTCATCCCCACCTTCCTCCGGTTTGTCACCGGCAGTCACCTTAGAGTGCCCAACTAAATGCTGGCAACTAAGATCAAGGGTTGCGCTCGTTGCGGGACTTAACCCAACATCTCACGACACGAGCTGACGACAACCATGCACCACCTGTCACTCTGTCCCCCGAAGGGGAACGTCCTATCTCTAGGAGTGTCAGAGGATGTCAAGACCTGGTAAGGTTCTTCGCGTTGCTTCGAATTAAACCACATGCTCCACCGCTTGTGCGGGCCCCCGTCAATTCCTTTGAGTTTCAGCCTTGCGGCCGTACTCCCCAGGCGGAGTGCTTAATGCGTTTGCTGCAGCACTAAAGGGCGGAAACCCTCTAACACTTAGCACTCATCGTTTACGGCGTGGACTACCAGGGTATCTAATCCTGTTCGCTCCCCACGCTTTCGCGCCTCAGCGTCAGTTACAGACCAAAGAGCCGCCTTCGCCACTGGTGTTCCTCCACATCTCTACGCATTTCACCGCTACACGTGGAATTCCGCTCTTCTCTTCTGCACTCAAGTTCCCCAGTTTCCAATGACCCTCCCGGTTCAGCCGGGGGCTTTCACATCAGACTTAAGGAACCGCCTGCGCGCGCTTTACGCCCAATAATTCCGGACAACGCTTGCCACCTACGTATTACCGCGGCTGCTGGCACGTAGTTAGCCGTGGCTTTCTGGTTAGGTACCGTCAAGGTACCGGCAGTTACTCCGGTACTTGTTCTTCCCTAACAACAGAGCTTTACGACCCGAAGGCCTTCTTCGCTCACGCGGCGTTGCTCCGTCAGACTTTCGTCCATTGCGGAAGATTCCCTACTGCTGCCTCCCGTAGGAGTCTGGGCCGTGTCTCAGTCCCAGTGTGGCCGATCACCCTCTCAGGTCGGCTACGCATCGTCGCCTTGGTGAGCCGTTACCTCACCAACTAGCTAATGCGCCGCGGGCCCATCTGTAAGTGACAGCCGAAACCGTCTTTCAGCTTTCCCTCATGAGAGGGAAAGGATTATCCGGTATTAGCTCCGGTTTCCCGAAGTTATCCCAGTCTTACAGGCAGGTTGCCCACGTGTTACTCACCCGTCCGCCGCTGATGTCAGGGAGCAAGCTCCCATCAATCCGCTCGACTTGCATGTATTAGGCACGCCGCCAGCGTTCGTCCTGAGCCAGGATCAAACTCTCCAAGAAAGTTGATTTAGCTCAAAAATGTTACGTTGGCTAGTGTGTTATAACCGAAGTTATAATCACTAAAATTTATTATTGTTGACGTTTGTTTGTTTAGTTTTCAAAGAACAATGTTCGCCGCCTCTCAAAAGCAACTTTTTAATAGTAACAAACATTAAATGCATTGTCAACTATTTTTTGGTGGAGTCTAGGGGGATCGAACCCCTGACCTCCTGCGTGCAAGGCAGGCGCTCTCCCAGCTGAGCTAAGACCCCAATATTATTAGAAGTTTAATGGTCGGGAAGACAGGATTCGAACCTGCGACCCCTTGGTCCCAAACCAAGTGCTCTACCAAGCTGAGCTACTTCCCGAATAATAAGCGCGCCCGAAAGGAGTCGAACCCATAACCTTCTGATCCGTAGTCAGACGCTCTATCCAATTGAGCTACGGGCGCATATTAATGTTTATTATTTTTTCTATCATGAAAAAATGGTGCCGAGGACCTGGAATCGAACCGGTACGGTAGTCACCTACCGCAGGATTTTAAGTCCTGTGCGTCTGCCAGTTCCGCCACCCCGGCAATATCATTGGAGCGGAAGACGGGATTCGAACCCGCGACCCCCACCTTGGCAAGGTGGTGTTCTACCACTGAACTACTTCCGCGAATATATGGTGCGGGTGAAGGGAGTCGAACCCCCACGCCTTGCGGCGCTAGATCCTAAGTCTAGTGCGTCTGCCAATTCCGCCACACCCGCATATATTCATATAAATGGTGAGCCATGAAGGACTCGAACCTTCGACCCTCTGATTAAAAGTCAGATGCTCTACCAACTGAGCTAATGGCTCGAAAAATGGTGCCGGCTAGAGGACTTGAACCCCCAACCTACTGATTACAAGTCAGTTGCTCTACCAATTGAGCTAAACCGGCATATGGTGGAGGATGACGGGCTCGAACCGCCGACCCTCTGCTTGTAAGGCAGATGCTCTCCCAGCTGAGCTAATCCTCCATTTTTAAAACAGCCCGGCAGCGTCCTACTCTCACAGGGGGAGAGCCCCCAACTACCATTGGCGCTGAGAAGCTTAACTTCCGTGTTCGGTATGGGAACGGGTGTGACCTTCTCGCTATCGCCACCAGACTATTTAACTGAGAAAATTCATTCTCTCAAAACTAGATAATGTAGAAGAAGAAAAACTTTTTTTGGTTAAGTCCTCGATCGATTAGTATCAGTCAGCTCCACATGTCGCCACGCTTCCACCTCTGACCTATCAACCTGATCATCTTTCAGGGATCTTACTAGCTTGCGCTATGGGAAATCTCATCTTGAGGGGGGCTTCATGCTTAGATGCTTTCAGCACTTATCCCGTCCGCACATAGCTACCCAGCTATGCCTTTGGCAAGACAACTGGTACACCAGCGGTGCGTCCATCCCGGTCCTCTCGTACTAAGGACAGCTCCTCTCAAATTTCCTGCGCCCACGACGGATAGGGACCGAACTGTCTCACGACGTTCTGAACCCAGCTCGCGTACCGCTTTAATGGGCGAACAGCCCAACCCTTGGGACCGACTACAGCCCCAGGATGCGATGAGCCGACATCGAGGTGCCAAACCTCCCCGTCGATGTGGACTCTTGGGGGAGATAAGCCTGTTATCCCAGGGGTAGCTTTTATCCGTTGAGCGATGGCCCTTCCATGCGGAACCACCGGATCACTAAGCCCGACTTTCGTCCCTGCTCGACTTGTAGGTCTCGCAGTCAAGCTCCCTTGTGCCTTTACACTCTACGAATGATTTCCAACCATTCTGAGGGAACCTTTGGGCGCCTCCGTTACTTTTTAGGAGGCGACCGCCCCAGTCAAACTGCCCACCTGACACTGTCTCCTACCCCGATCAGGGGTATGGGTTAGAATTTCAATACAGCCAGGGTAGTATCCCACCGATGCCTCCACCGAAGCTGGCGCTCCGGTTTCTACGGCTCCTACCTATCCTGTACAAGCTGTACCAAAATTCAATATCAGGCTACAGTAAAGCTCCACGGGGTCTTTCCGTCCTGTCGCGGGTAACCTGCATCTTCACAGGTACTATAATTTCACCGAGTCTCTCGTTGAGACAGTGCCCAGATCGTTACGCCTTTCGTGCGGGTCGGAACTTACCCGACAAGGAATTTCGCTACCTTAGGACCGTTATAGTTACGGCCGCCGTTTACTGGGGCTTCGGTTCAAAGCTTCGCTTGCGCTAACCTCTCCCCTTAACCTTCCAGCACCGGGCAGGCGTCAGCCCCTATACTTCGCCTTGCGGCTTTGCAGAGACCTGTGTTTTTGCTAAACAGTCGCCTGGGCCTATTCACTGCGGCTCTTCTAGGCTTTAACACCCAAAAGAGCACCCCTTCTCCCGAAGTTACGGGGTCATTTTGCCGAGTTCCTTAACGAGAGTTCTCTCGCTCACCTTAGGATTCTCTCCTCGACTACCTGTGTCGGTTTGCGGTACGGGCACCTTTTATCTCGCTAGAGGCTTTTCTTGGCAGTGTGGAATCAGGAACTTCGGTACTATATTTCCCTCGGCATCACAGCTCAGCCTTTACGGAAACGGGATTTGCCTCATTTCCAGCCTAACTGCTTACACGCACATATCCAGCAGTGCGCTTACCCTATCCTCCTGCGTCCCCCCGTTGCTCAAACGATAATGAGGTGGTACAGGAATATCAACCTGTTATCCATCGCCTACGCCTTTCGGCCTCGGCTTAGGTCCCGACTAACCCTGAGCGGACGAGCCTTCCTCAGGAAACCTTAGTCATTCGGTGGATGGGATTCTCACCCATCTTTCGCTACTCATACCGGCATTCTCACTTCTAAGCGCTCCACCAGTCCTTACGGTCTAGCTTCAACGCCCTTAGAACGCTCTCCTACCACTGACATCGTAGATGTCAATCCACAGCTTCGGTGATACGTTTAGCCCCGGTACATTTTCGGCGCAGAGTCACTCGACCAGTGAGCTATTACGCACTCTTTAAATGGTGGCTGCTTCTAAGCCAACATCCTGGTTGTCTAAGCAACTCCACATCCTTTTCCACTTAACGTATACTTTGGGACCTTAGCTGGTGGTCTGGGCTGTTTCCCTTTTGACTACGGATCTTATCACTCGCAGTCTGACTCCCACGGATAAGTCTTTGGCATTCGGAGTTTGTCTGAATTCGGTAACCCGATGAGGGCCCCTAGTCCAAACAGTGCTCTACCTCCAAGACTCTTACTACGTGAGGCTAGCCCTAAAGCTATTTCGGAGAGAACCAGCTATCTCCAAGTTCGATTGGAATTTCTCCGCTACCCACACCTCATCCCCGCACTTTTCAACGTGCGTGGGTTCGGGCCTCCAGTTGGTGTTACCCAACCTTCACCCTGGACATGGGTAGATCACCTGGTTTCGGGTCTACGACCACATACTAATTCGCCCTATTCAGACTCGCTTTCGCTGCGGCTCCGTCTTCTCAACTTAACCTTGCATGTAATCGTAACTCGCCGGTTCATTCTACAAAAGGCACGCCATCACCCATTAACGGGCTCTGACTACTTGTAGGCACACGGTTTCAGGATCTCTTTCACTCCCCTTCCAGGGTGCTTTTCACCTTTCCCTCACGGTACTGGTTCACTATCGGTCACTAGGGAGTATTTAGCCTTGGGAGATGGTCCTCCCTGCTTCCGACCGGATTTCACGTGTCCAGGCCGTACTCAGGATCCACTCAGGAGGGAACGAAGTTTCAACTACAGGGTTTTTACCTTCTTTGACGGACCTTTCCAGATCTCTTCATTTACCCCGTTCCTTTGTAACTCCATGTTGAGTGTCCTACAACCCCAAGAGGCAAGCCTCTTGGTTTGGGCTATGTCCCGTTTCGCTCGCCGCTACTCAGGGAATCGCGTTTGCTTTCTCTTCCTCCGGGTACTTAGATGTTTCAGTTCCCAGGGTGTGCCTTCAATACCCTATGTATTCAGGTAAAGATACCACTCCATTACGAGTAGTGGGTTCCCCCATTCGGAAATCTCCAGGATCAAAGCTTACTTACAGCTCCCCGAAGCATATCGGTGTTAGTACCGTCCTTCATCGGCTCCTAGTGCCAAGGCATCCACCGTGCGCCCTTTCTAACTTAACCTAAAGGTTAATTCTCTTATTATTAAGAGAGAAAAAACTAATGTGGTGTTTCTTGTTTTCTTCTTTTACGATTATCTAGTTTTCAAAGAACGAAAAGATACAGAGGAATTGCTCCCTCAAAACTAAACAAACAAAGCGGTCAACAGTACAGACCAGAAGGTCTGCATTCCGATTGTCTTTACGACAATATCCTTAGAAAGGAGGTGATCCAGCCGCACCTTCCGATACGGCTACCTTGTTACGACTTCACCCCAATCATCTGTCCCACCTTAGGCGGCTGGCTCCTTACGGTTACCCCACCGACTTCGGGTGTTACAAACTCTCGTGGTGTGACGGGCGGTGTGTACAAGGCCCGGGAACGTATTCACCGCGGCATGCTGATCCGCGATTACTAGCGATTCCAGCTTCATGTAGGCGAGTTGCAGCCTACAATCCGAACTGAGAATGGTTTTATGGGATTGGCTCGACCTCGCGGTTTCGCGACCCTTTGTACCATCCATTGTAGCACGTGTGTAGCCCAGGTCATAAGGGGCATGATGATTTGACGTCATCCCCACCTTCCTCCGGTTTGTCACCGGCAGTCACCTTAGAGTGCCCAACTAAATGCTGGCAACTAAGATCAAGGGTTGCGCTCGTTGCGGGACTTAACCCAACATCTCACGACACGAGCTGACGACAACCATGCACCACCTGTCACTCTGTCCCCCGAAGGGGAACGTCCTATCTCTAGGAGTGTCAGAGGATGTCAAGACCTGGTAAGGTTCTTCGCGTTGCTTCGAATTAAACCACATGCTCCACCGCTTGTGCGGGCCCCCGTCAATTCCTTTGAGTTTCAGCCTTGCGGCCGTACTCCCCAGGCGGAGTGCTTAATGCGTTTGCTGCAGCACTAAAGGGCGGAAACCCTCTAACACTTAGCACTCATCGTTTACGGCGTGGACTACCAGGGTATCTAATCCTGTTCGCTCCCCACGCTTTCGCGCCTCAGCGTCAGTTACAGACCAAAGAGCCGCCTTCGCCACTGGTGTTCCTCCACATCTCTACGCATTTCACCGCTACACGTGGAATTCCGCTCTTCTCTTCTGCACTCAAGTTCCCCAGTTTCCAATGACCCTCCCAGGTTCAGCCGGGGGCTTTCACATCAGACTTAAGGAACCGCCTGCGCGCGCTTTACGCCCAATAATTCCGGACAACGCTTGCCACCTACGTATTACCGCGGCTGCTGGCACGTAGTTAGCCGTGGCTTTCTGGTTAGGTACCGTCAAGGTACCGGCAGTTACTCCGGTACTTGTTCTTCCCTAACAACAGAGCTTTACGACCCGAAGGCCTTCTTCGCTCACGCGGCGTTGCTCCGTCAGACTTTCGTCCATTGCGGAAGATTCCCTACTGCTGCCTCCCGTAGGAGTCTGGGCCGTGTCTCAGTCCCAGTGTGGCCGATCACCCTCTCAGGTCGGCTACGCATCGTCGCCTTGGTGAGCCGTTACCTCACCAACTAGCTAATGCGCCGCGGGCCCATCTGTAAGTGACAGCCGAAACCGTCTTTCAGCTTTCCCTCATGAGAGGGAAAGGATTATCCGGTATTAGCTCCGGTTTCCCGAAGTTATCCCAGTCTTACAGGCAGGTTGCCCACGTGTTACTCACCCGTCCGCCGCTGATGTCAGGGAGCAAGCTCCCATCAATCCGCTCGACTTGCATGTATTAGGCACGCCGCCAGCGTTCGTCCTGAGCCAGGATCAAACTCTCCAAGAAAGTTGATTTAGCTCAAAAATGTTACGTTGGCTAGTGTGTTATAACCGAAGTTATAATCACTAAAATTTATTATTGTTGACGTTTGTTTGTTTAGTTTTCAAAGAACAATGTTCGCCGCCTCTCAAAAGCGACTTTTTTATATTAACAGATTGTTAATGTTGCGTCAACCACTTTTTAATTTTCTTTTCTTATGTGTTACTTTATCGTGGCAACAGATAATAATATACCACCATTATAAACATGTGGCAATATGTTTTTGTCACTTTTTTATCAAATTAATATAGACGGAATATTCTAATTCTTATCATTAAGTTTTAACCATAAAAATAATACTATTTATATCCTAAAATAAAAAAGAGAAGAAAAGAACCTAAAGGCCTTTCCTTCTCTATTTACTCTTAACGATGGCGCATTAATGGGAATAATAGAACATCCCTAATTGATGGTGAATTAGTAAGGAGCATAACAAGACGATCAATACCAATCCCAAGTCCGCCTGTTGGAGGCATACCATACTCAAGCGCTTCAACAAAATCATCATCCATTAGATGCGCTTCATCATTTCCTTGTTCACGCTCTTTAAGCTGCGCTTCAAAACGTTCTCTTTGATCAATCGGATCATTTAATTCAGTAAACGCGTTTGCGTGTTCACGTGCTACGATAAATAATTCAAATCGGTCAGTGAAGCGTGGGTCTTCATCATTCTTTTTGGCTAGTGGAGAAATCTCAACTGGATGACCAAAAATAAATGTTGGCTGAATTAAAGTTTCTTCAACCTTTTGTTCAAAGAACTCATTAACGATATGACCATAAGTCATATGTTCATTAATTTCCACGCCATGTTCTTTTGCAAGCTGACGGGCTTCTTCTGTGCTCATTTCCTTCCAGAAGTCGGCGCCTGTTACTTCTTTAATTGCGTCGACCATGTGGACTCTTTTCCATTCAGGTTTAAGGTCAACCTCATATTCACCATATTGAACTGTAGTTGTACCAAGAACCTCCTGCGCTACATGGGCAATTACATTTTCCGTAAGAGCCATGATATCACGGTAATCGGCGTATGCCTCGTATAGCTCAATCATTGTAAACTCAGGATTATGTCTAGTTGACACACCTTCATTACGGAATACACGACCAATTTCATAAACTTTTTCGAGTCCACCTACAATCAAACGTTTTAGGTGGAGCTCAATCGCGATTCGCATATATAATGGCATGTCCAATGCATTATGGTGCGTAATAAATGGACGAGCTGATGCTCCCCCAGCAATCGCATGCATCATTGGTGTCTCAACCTCTAAGTAACCGTGACTATCTAAGTATCTACGCATTGATTGAATAATGAGTGATCTTGTGATAAACGTATGCTTGCTTTCTGGACTCATGATTAAGTCTAAATAGCGTTGACGATAGCGTTGTTCGATATCTTTTAGTCCGTGGAATTTATCCGGTAATGGACGAAGTGCTTTTGTAAGTAAAGTAAATTCTTGAACCTTTACAGATAGTTCTCCAACTTTTGTTTTAAATAGTGTACCCGAAACACCTACAATATCCCCTAAATCAGCTGTATCAAATAACTCATATTGCTCTTCTCCGACTGCATCATTACGAATGTAGAGTTGAATTTGTCCAGTTAAGTCCTGAATATGAGCAAATCCCGCTTTTCCTTTGCCGCGCTTCGTCATAATCCGGCCAGCTAACGTAACAGATACATCCTTCTGTTCGATTTCTTCTTTCTCAAGTTCACCATATTGATTGATTAGTTCTTGTGTGTTATTAGAACGTTCAAATCGTTTACCGAAAGGATCGAGTCCTCTTTCACGCAAACTATTCATTTTTTCACGGCGAACCCGTAATTGGTCATTTAATTCTTCCTGACTCATATGATCACTCCATTTTTAAAAACTTTTATCTCAGCCAAAGGCATTATACATAAATCAATTTTTTTGCATACTTTATTATTTTACACAATCTCAGCAGTTCAGACATCAAAAAAGAATTTTAAATAGAAATAAACTGCTAGTTTGGCACTAGCAGTTTATTTTATAACAAAGGTATTATAGAAAAAGTTGTTATTAAAGTCAAACTTATCCGACTTGTGAAATTTGACTTTCTTCATCTTCATCCACTAATCCATATAGTAATGCTACTAATTCAGCTCTTGTGTTACATTCATTAATAGCGTTTCGAACTCTTGCATTCCCTCTAATTCCTTTTAGATACCATGCCGCATGCTTTCTCATTTCACGAACAGCTATATGATCATTTTTCAGAGCAATTAGTCGATCTAAGTGGAGAACACAAACATCAATTTTTTCACTAGGGCTCGGCTCACCAATGAGCTCACCTGTTTCAAGATACTTAACAGTACGATAGATCATCCATGGATTTCCTAATGCTGCTCGACCAATCATGACTCCATCGCAACCTGTTTGCTCAAGCATCCGCTTTGCATCCTGAGGTGTCGTCACATCACCATTACCAATCACCGGGATATTAACAGCTTCTTTCACTTGGCGGATGATATCCCAATCGGCTTTACCTTCATACATTTGGTATCGTGTTCTGCCATGTAGAGCAACAGCTTGACCGCCAGCTCGCTCAACAGCTTGAGCATTTTGAACAGCAAAAATATGGTCTGGATCCCAGCCCATTCGCATTTTAACGGTAACTGGCTTATCCACCGCATCCACTACAGCTGCAACCATTTCATAAATCTTATTATGATCAAGAAGCCATTTTGCCCCTGCATCGACCTTGGTGATCTTTGGGACTGGGCAACCCATATTAATATCAATAATATCTGCGTTTGTATGTTTATCAACAAACTGAGCCGCTTCTACAAGAGTCTTCTTTTCTCCACCAAAGATTTGTAGACTAAGCGGTTTCTCTTGATCATCAATATAGAGCATATTCATTGTTTTTTCATTCTTATAAACGATTCCTTTGTCGCTGACCATTTCCGCACATACTAATCCAGCACCAAATTCTTTAACGGTAAGTCGAAAAGCTGCATTGCATACTCCCGCCATTGGTGCTAGAACTATCGGATTTTTCATTTCAATATTACCAATCTTTAACAAGCAATTATACCCCTTTCATCTAAGGTGTGCTTTTCTTTATCCCCAATTGGTTATTGTAATTCATCTGGAGGTGTCAATTCTATTACATCAATTTGTAAAACAGCTGCGACTTCTTCAAGAAAATCATGCGTTGGCACGCGATTGCCTCGTTCAATTTCACCCAGAATCGAAACAGATACACCAACCTTTTTTGCAAAGCCTTCTTGCGTAAATCCTTTCAGCTTTCGAAAAGCGCGAATACGTCTTCCCCATTTATCCGCTTCCATATCCGTACTCCTTCTTTATCAGGCAGATTTTCCACCCATAATGTCATAGGTTTCTCAATCTTCGGTACGTGAATGTTCTTGTTTATTTCTAATAGAGGTATCATAACAAATGCTCTTTGATGCATCCGAGGATGAGGAACTTTTAAATCTTCTGTTTCAATATTTTCTTGATTATACAGTAAAATGTCAAGGTCTAATGTTCTTGGCCCCCAAAAAATTTCCCGTTTTCTACCAAGAATGTTTTCGATTTTTAAACATAACTTTAATAACTCTGCTGGCGAAAGTCCAGTTGATACTTGGACCACCATATTTAGAAATGGGCCTTGCTCTTCGTAGCCAACCGGATCCGTTTCATAGATGGATGAAGAATTTACCACTTCTATTTCTGGCTCATTCTCTAATAGAAGAATCGCCTGTTTCAAATGGTCGAGGCGGTCGCCTAGGTTTGAGCCAAGTGCCAGAAAAGCCATATTTGCAGCCATTTTTATCTACTCCTTATTATTTCCACCGCAACATGTTCATAATGCCCGGGTATAGGCGGGTCTGGCTTTACGACCTTGACCATACATTCTACTACTTTATCGTAACCCGCAAGAACTTTCGTTGCGATTGATTCTGCCACCGCTTCTATTAATTGATAAGGTTGCCCTTCTACTACTTCCTTACAAACAGAATAAAGCTCTGCATAATTGATCGAATCCTCTAGCTGATCGCTTTGTCCTGCTTTCCTTAAATCAGCATAAACAATTAAATCGATGTTAAAGCGTTGACCTAGTCTCGTTTCCTCCGGAAGGACACCGTGGTATCCATAAAACTGCATATTCTTCAACTCGATTTTATCCACCTTACTCCCCCTTTCCTATCATCGCATCCATCATTTTTGCCATTCTTGCTATTTCTTTTACATCATGTACACGAACGATTTGACACCCTTTCTGGATCCCATAGCACACAGTGGCCCCTGTTCCCTCTAGCCGTTCTGAAGGTGGTAAATTTAACACATTTCCAATCATTGACTTACGAGATGTTCCTAGTAATACAGGATAACCCAACGAAACAATCTTGTCCAAATTTCGCATTGTTTCTAGATTTTCATCCAAGTCCCTTGCAAACCCAATTCCCGGATCAAGAATGATGTTTTCATCATTTACACCCGCTTGTTTAACCAGTAAAATGCTTTCATAAAGATCA
The DNA window shown above is from Bacillus sp. T3 and carries:
- the folB gene encoding dihydroneopterin aldolase, giving the protein MDKIELKNMQFYGYHGVLPEETRLGQRFNIDLIVYADLRKAGQSDQLEDSINYAELYSVCKEVVEGQPYQLIEAVAESIATKVLAGYDKVVECMVKVVKPDPPIPGHYEHVAVEIIRSR
- the dusB gene encoding tRNA dihydrouridine synthase DusB, which encodes MLKIGNIEMKNPIVLAPMAGVCNAAFRLTVKEFGAGLVCAEMVSDKGIVYKNEKTMNMLYIDDQEKPLSLQIFGGEKKTLVEAAQFVDKHTNADIIDINMGCPVPKITKVDAGAKWLLDHNKIYEMVAAVVDAVDKPVTVKMRMGWDPDHIFAVQNAQAVERAGGQAVALHGRTRYQMYEGKADWDIIRQVKEAVNIPVIGNGDVTTPQDAKRMLEQTGCDGVMIGRAALGNPWMIYRTVKYLETGELIGEPSPSEKIDVCVLHLDRLIALKNDHIAVREMRKHAAWYLKGIRGNARVRNAINECNTRAELVALLYGLVDEDEESQISQVG
- the lysS gene encoding lysine--tRNA ligase translates to MSQEELNDQLRVRREKMNSLRERGLDPFGKRFERSNNTQELINQYGELEKEEIEQKDVSVTLAGRIMTKRGKGKAGFAHIQDLTGQIQLYIRNDAVGEEQYELFDTADLGDIVGVSGTLFKTKVGELSVKVQEFTLLTKALRPLPDKFHGLKDIEQRYRQRYLDLIMSPESKHTFITRSLIIQSMRRYLDSHGYLEVETPMMHAIAGGASARPFITHHNALDMPLYMRIAIELHLKRLIVGGLEKVYEIGRVFRNEGVSTRHNPEFTMIELYEAYADYRDIMALTENVIAHVAQEVLGTTTVQYGEYEVDLKPEWKRVHMVDAIKEVTGADFWKEMSTEEARQLAKEHGVEINEHMTYGHIVNEFFEQKVEETLIQPTFIFGHPVEISPLAKKNDEDPRFTDRFELFIVAREHANAFTELNDPIDQRERFEAQLKEREQGNDEAHLMDDDFVEALEYGMPPTGGLGIGIDRLVMLLTNSPSIRDVLLFPLMRHR
- a CDS encoding helix-turn-helix transcriptional regulator, giving the protein MEADKWGRRIRAFRKLKGFTQEGFAKKVGVSVSILGEIERGNRVPTHDFLEEVAAVLQIDVIELTPPDELQ
- the folK gene encoding 2-amino-4-hydroxy-6-hydroxymethyldihydropteridine diphosphokinase; the encoded protein is MAANMAFLALGSNLGDRLDHLKQAILLLENEPEIEVVNSSSIYETDPVGYEEQGPFLNMVVQVSTGLSPAELLKLCLKIENILGRKREIFWGPRTLDLDILLYNQENIETEDLKVPHPRMHQRAFVMIPLLEINKNIHVPKIEKPMTLWVENLPDKEGVRIWKRINGEDVFALFES